CATCGTGCTGGAGTCGCTGCTGCGCCACGTGGACGGCCGCCGGGTCACCGCGGAGCAGGTGCGCCAGCTGGCCCGCTGGCAGCCCAAAGCGCCCCGGCAGGATGAGATCCCGTTCATCGTCGCCCGCATCGTCCTGCAGGACTTCACCGGCGTGCCGCTGCTGTGCGACCTGGCGGCCATGCGCGATGCCGCGGTGCGCTTCGGCCACGAGGCTGGGGTGATCGAGCCGCAGGTGCCGGTGGACCTGGTGGTGGATCACTCGGTGCAGGTGGACCACTTCCGCGAGGTGGATGCGCTGGACCTGAACATGCGCCTGGAGTTCCGCCGCAACGTGGAGCGCTATCGCTTCATCAAGTGGGGCCAGCAGGCCTTCCACAACGTGCGGGTGATCCCGCCGGGCATCGGCATCGTGCACCAGGTCAACCTGGAGCACCTGGCGCGCGGGGTGATCCGCCGCGGCGACCTGCTGTTGCCCGACACGCTGGTGGGCACCGATTCGCACACCACCATGATCAACGCGCTGGGCGTGGTCGGCTGGGGTGTGGGCGGCATCGAGGCCGAGGCCGGCATGCTCGGCCAGCCGGTGTCCTTCCTGACACCCGATGTGGTGGGCGTGCACCTGCGCGGCAAGCTGCGCCCGGGCGTCACCGCCACCGACCTGGTGCTGGTGGTCACCGAGCGGCTGCGGCGCTTTGGCGTGGTCGGCCAGTTCGTGGAGTTCTTCGGCGCGGGGGCCGCCTCGCTGTCGCTGCCCGACCGTGCCACCATCGCCAACATGGCGCCCGAGTACGGCGCGACGATGGGCTTCTTCCCGCCCGACGAGGTGGCCGCCGGCTACCTGGCCGCCACCGGCCGCAGCCCTGCGGAGGTGGACGCCTACCGGCGCTACTTCCAGGCCCAGGGGCTGTTCGGCATGCCCGCTGCGGGCGACATCGACTACAGCCGCGAGCTGCTGATCGACCTGGACGAGGTGACGGCCTGCGTGGCCGGCCCCAAGCGCCCGCAGGACCGCATCGCGCTGCCGGACCTGAAGGCGCGTTTCGCGCAGCTGCTGAGCGTGCCGGTGGGCGAGGGCGGCTACGGCCGTGCCGATGAGCCGGCCCCGCCGCGCGTCCCGGTGGGCAGCGGGCAGGACCTGGGCGATGGCGACGTGCTGATCGCCGCCATCACCTCCTGCACCAACACCTCCAACCCCGGCGTGATGCTGGCCGCCGGCCTGCTGGCGCGCAAGGCGGTGGCGCGCGGGATGCGGGTTGCCACCCACATCAAGACCTCGCTGGCGCCGGGCTCACGCGTGGTGACCCACTACCTCGGCCGCGCCGGGCTGATCGAACCGCTGGAGGCCCTGGGCTTCCGGGTGGTGGCCTACGGCTGCACCACCTGCATCGGCAACGCCGGGCCGCTGGCCGCGGCGGTCGAGCTGGCGGTGACGCGCCACGACCTGGTGTGTGCGGCGGTGCTGTCGGGCAATCGCAACTTCGAGGCGCGCATCCACCCCGCGCTGCGGGCCAACTTCCTGATGAGCCCGCCGCTGGTGGTGGCCTTTGCGCTGGCCGGGCGGGTGGACATCGACCTCACCCGTGAGCCGCTGGGGGTGGACGGCCAGGGCCGGCCGGTCTGGCTGCACGAGATCTGGCCGACACCCAAGGAGATCGCCACCACGCAGACCAAGTCCATGGACCGGGCCGCCTACCGTGATCTCTATGCCGCGGGGGCCACCCAGGGGCCCCTCAGCCACCCGCTGTGGTCACGCATCACCGCTCCCACGGGCGAGCGCTACACCTGGGAGCCCTCCACCTACATCGCCAGGCCGCCCTTCCTCGACGGGCTGACGTTGGCGCCGGCCGCACTGCGGCCCATCGTCGGGGCGCGGGCGCTGGCGATCTTCGGCGACTCCATCACCACCGACCACATCAGCCCGGCCGGCTCGATCCTGCCCGGCTCGCCCGCGGGTGTCTGGCTGCAGCAGCATGGCGTGGCGCCGGCCGACTTCAACAGCTACGGCTCGCGCCGCGGCCAGCACGAAGTGATGCTGCGCGGCACCCTGGCCAACGTGCGCCTGCGCAACCGCGCGCTGCCGCCGGGGCCCGAGGGGCTGGCGGTGGAAGGCGGCTTCGCGCTGCACCAGCCCGACGGCGCCGTGGACACGCTGTTCAACGTGGCCATGGCCTACCAGCGCGAGGGCACGCCCACGCTGCTGTTTGCCGGCGAGGAGTACGGCAGCGGCTCCAGCCGCGACTGGGCGGCCAAGGGCACCCGGCTGCTGGGGGTGCGGGCGGTGGTGGCGCGCAGCTTCGAGCGCATCCACCGCGCCAACCTGATCGGCATGGGGGTGCTGCCGCTGCAGTTCATCGACGGTGAAAACGTCGACTCGCTGCACCTGCGGGGCGACGAGCGCTTCGACCTGCCCGGGGCCGACGGCGCCCTGCAGCCCGGCCAGCTGCTGACGCTGTATATCGAGCATGCCGACGGCCGCCGCAGCCATTGCCTGCTGCGCCTGCGCATCGATACCGCCGTCGAGGCGGACTACCACCGCCATGGCGGCATCCTGCCCTTCGTCCTGCGCGAGCGCCTGGCCCGCGAGCTGGAGCCGGCATGAACACCCGCACCGAGCGCGACAGCCTGGGCCCGGTCGAGGTGCCTGCCGAGGCGCTCTGGGGTGCCCAGACCGAGCGCAGCCGGCGGCTGTTCACCATCGGCGGGGCAGGGCAGCAGCGCATGCCGCTGGCGCTGATCCATGCCATGGCGCGGATCAAGGGCGCCGCGGCGCAGGTCAACGCCGGGCTCGGCCGGCTCGATGCGCCGCGGGCCAGCGCGATCGCCGAGGCCGCGGCGCGGGTGGCCGCCGGCGAGTTCGACGACGCCTTTGTGCTGTCGATCTGGCAGACCGGCTCAGGCACGCAGAGCCACATGAACGTCAACGAGGTGATCGCGCGGCTGGCGTCGCAGGCACTGGCGGATCAGGACAGCACCCAGCCGCTGACGGTGCACCCGAACGACCACGTCAACCTCGGCCAGTCGTCCAACGACGTGTTTCCCAGTGCGATGCACATCGCCGCCCTGCAGGGCGTGCGCGGGCTGGAGGCGGCCCTGGCCGGCCTGCGCCATGCGCTACAGGAGAAGGCCGTGGCCTGGGCGGACCTGATCAAGGTCGGCCGCACCCACCTGCAGGACGCCACGCCGGTGACGCTGGGGCAGGAGTTCGGCGGCTACGACGCCCAGCTTGGCCTGGCGGCTGCGGCCCTCGCGCACACGCTGCCGGCGGTGCAGGCCCTGGCCATTGGCGGCACGGCGGTGGGCACCGGGCTGAACACGCACCGCGCGTTCGGCCCGCGCGTGGCGGCGCTGCTGGCGCAGCAGCTGGGCGAGCCCTTCACCGTGGCGGGCAACCCCTTTGCCGCCCTGGCCGGGCACGAGCCGCTCGTGGGCCTGCACGGCGCGCTCAAGACGCTGGCGGTGGCGCTGATCAAGATTGCCAGCGACATCCGCCTGATGGGCAGTGGCCCGCGCGCCGGCCTGGGCGAGCTCCACCTGCCGGAGAACGAGCCCGGCAGCTCGATCATGCCCGGCAAGGTCAACCCCACCCAGGTGGAGGCGCTGCTGATGGTGGGCTACCAGGTGCTGGGGCACGACGTGGCGATCGGCTTCGCAGCCAGCCAGGGCCAGTTCGAGCTGAACACCTGCAAGCCGCTGATCGCCGCCAACCTGCTCGACAGCCTGCGCCTGCTGACCGACGCGATGGACAGCTTCACCCGCCACTGCGTGGTCGGCCTGGAGCCCGTGCGCGCGCAGCTGGGTGCGCAGCTCGACCGCAGCCTGATGCCAGTGACGGCGCTGACGCCGCACATCGGCTACCAACGCGCCGCCGCCATCGCCCACCACGCCCACCGCCAGGGGCTGGGCCTGCGCGACGCCGCGGTGGCGGTGGGGGGCCTGAGCGCCGCCGAGTTCGACGCCTGGGTGGACCTGCGGCGCATGCTCGGGCCGGAGGGTTGAGAGCACGCCGGGTCCCGCGCCCGGGGGATCGCGGCGGATCAGACCCCTTCGCCCACGTCAGCCTGTCGGCGTGGGAGAGGGCGCTTGCATGGTGCCTCACCAGGGTCGCCACCCCGGGGCTTCCCCCCGGTTGACAGTGCGCCGCGCTGCCACGAAGGTGGCGGGCCCGGCCCTGTGGCCTTCCTGAGCGCCCGCCATGCACGCAGCCCAGCACCAGCACATCGCCACCGTGATGCGGGTGGCTGCCGACGGCGTGGGCGCCGTCGCCGCGGCGCGGCACGAGCAGGTGATCCGCGACTCCTGGCTGCGCTGCGTGCAGGAGCACCGGCTCGATCCCACGCGCATGCAGGAGGCCGTGATCCTGCCGCAGGCCCGGCTGCGCGAGCACCAGGACCAGATGGAGGCCTTCCTGCAGATCGCCCGCCATGGCCTGGAGTCGCTGTACCAGCAGGTGGCCGGCATGGGCTACGTCGTGCTGCTGACCGACGCACGCGGCATCACGGTGGACTTCCTCGGTGACCTGGTGGTCGAGCCCAGCCTGCGGCGCGCCGGCCTGTACCTGGGCGCCGACTGGAGCGAGCACCGCGCCGGCACCTGCGGCGTGGGCACCTGCATCCGCACCGGCCAGGCGCTGACCGTGCACCTGGATGACCACTTCGACGCCACCCACATCCCGCTGACCTGTACCGCCGCGCCGGTGTTCGACGCCACCGGCCAGCTCAGCGCGGTGCTCGACATCTCGATGCTGAGCTCCGACCAGCCCAAGAGCAGCCAGCACCTGGCGCTGCAGCTGGTCAAGGTGTATGCGCAGCATGTGGAGAACGCCCAGTTCCTGCAGCGCTTCCGCCAGGACTGGGTGCTGCGGCTGAGCCCGGCGCCGCAGTTCCTGGACGTGAACCCCGACTTCCTGCTGGCGCTGGATGCCGGTGGCCGGCTGATCGGCCACAACCGCCGTGCCCAGCTGCTGCTGCAGGAGCTGCCCGCGCTGCGCGGCCGGCCACTGATCGGCCAGCCGCTGAGCGCGTTGCTGGAGGCGCGGCCGGAGGACCTGGGCCGCTTCGTCGCCGCCCGGCCGGCCGACCAGCGCGCGGTGATGCTCGCCGGCGGCGAGCGGCTGCTGTTCATGCTGGCCTCGCCGCCCCCGGTGGCGGTGCGGGCCCCCGCGGCGGCGCGCGGCCTCTCCGGTAGCGAGCCCGACCGGCGCAGCCTGCCGGCGCCACTGGCCGCGCTGTCGGGCGGTGATGCGCGGCTGGACCGCCAGATCGAGCGTGCCGCGCGCCTGGTCAACAGCCCCGTGAGCCTGCTGGTCACCGGCGAGACCGGCAGCGGCAAGGAGTACTTCGCCAAGGCCGTGCATGCCGCCAGCGCCCGCAGTGCGCGGCCCTTCGTGGCGGTGAACTGCGCCGCCATCCCCGAGGGCCTGATCGAGAGCGAGCTGTTCGGCCACCTGCCGGGCAGCTTCACCGGCGCCGGGCCGCGCGCCAAGCGCGGGCTGATCCAGGCCGCGCACGGCGGCACGCTGTTCCTCGACGAGATCGGCGACATGCCCCGCGCGCTGCAG
The Sphaerotilus microaerophilus DNA segment above includes these coding regions:
- the acnA gene encoding aconitate hydratase AcnA gives rise to the protein MSLTLRPADSLRSLTLGEGRTAQFHALGALPDLNLGVSAAALARLPVSLRIVLESLLRHVDGRRVTAEQVRQLARWQPKAPRQDEIPFIVARIVLQDFTGVPLLCDLAAMRDAAVRFGHEAGVIEPQVPVDLVVDHSVQVDHFREVDALDLNMRLEFRRNVERYRFIKWGQQAFHNVRVIPPGIGIVHQVNLEHLARGVIRRGDLLLPDTLVGTDSHTTMINALGVVGWGVGGIEAEAGMLGQPVSFLTPDVVGVHLRGKLRPGVTATDLVLVVTERLRRFGVVGQFVEFFGAGAASLSLPDRATIANMAPEYGATMGFFPPDEVAAGYLAATGRSPAEVDAYRRYFQAQGLFGMPAAGDIDYSRELLIDLDEVTACVAGPKRPQDRIALPDLKARFAQLLSVPVGEGGYGRADEPAPPRVPVGSGQDLGDGDVLIAAITSCTNTSNPGVMLAAGLLARKAVARGMRVATHIKTSLAPGSRVVTHYLGRAGLIEPLEALGFRVVAYGCTTCIGNAGPLAAAVELAVTRHDLVCAAVLSGNRNFEARIHPALRANFLMSPPLVVAFALAGRVDIDLTREPLGVDGQGRPVWLHEIWPTPKEIATTQTKSMDRAAYRDLYAAGATQGPLSHPLWSRITAPTGERYTWEPSTYIARPPFLDGLTLAPAALRPIVGARALAIFGDSITTDHISPAGSILPGSPAGVWLQQHGVAPADFNSYGSRRGQHEVMLRGTLANVRLRNRALPPGPEGLAVEGGFALHQPDGAVDTLFNVAMAYQREGTPTLLFAGEEYGSGSSRDWAAKGTRLLGVRAVVARSFERIHRANLIGMGVLPLQFIDGENVDSLHLRGDERFDLPGADGALQPGQLLTLYIEHADGRRSHCLLRLRIDTAVEADYHRHGGILPFVLRERLARELEPA
- a CDS encoding class II fumarate hydratase; translated protein: MNTRTERDSLGPVEVPAEALWGAQTERSRRLFTIGGAGQQRMPLALIHAMARIKGAAAQVNAGLGRLDAPRASAIAEAAARVAAGEFDDAFVLSIWQTGSGTQSHMNVNEVIARLASQALADQDSTQPLTVHPNDHVNLGQSSNDVFPSAMHIAALQGVRGLEAALAGLRHALQEKAVAWADLIKVGRTHLQDATPVTLGQEFGGYDAQLGLAAAALAHTLPAVQALAIGGTAVGTGLNTHRAFGPRVAALLAQQLGEPFTVAGNPFAALAGHEPLVGLHGALKTLAVALIKIASDIRLMGSGPRAGLGELHLPENEPGSSIMPGKVNPTQVEALLMVGYQVLGHDVAIGFAASQGQFELNTCKPLIAANLLDSLRLLTDAMDSFTRHCVVGLEPVRAQLGAQLDRSLMPVTALTPHIGYQRAAAIAHHAHRQGLGLRDAAVAVGGLSAAEFDAWVDLRRMLGPEG
- a CDS encoding sigma-54-dependent Fis family transcriptional regulator, yielding MHAAQHQHIATVMRVAADGVGAVAAARHEQVIRDSWLRCVQEHRLDPTRMQEAVILPQARLREHQDQMEAFLQIARHGLESLYQQVAGMGYVVLLTDARGITVDFLGDLVVEPSLRRAGLYLGADWSEHRAGTCGVGTCIRTGQALTVHLDDHFDATHIPLTCTAAPVFDATGQLSAVLDISMLSSDQPKSSQHLALQLVKVYAQHVENAQFLQRFRQDWVLRLSPAPQFLDVNPDFLLALDAGGRLIGHNRRAQLLLQELPALRGRPLIGQPLSALLEARPEDLGRFVAARPADQRAVMLAGGERLLFMLASPPPVAVRAPAAARGLSGSEPDRRSLPAPLAALSGGDARLDRQIERAARLVNSPVSLLVTGETGSGKEYFAKAVHAASARSARPFVAVNCAAIPEGLIESELFGHLPGSFTGAGPRAKRGLIQAAHGGTLFLDEIGDMPRALQARLLRVLAEREVLPIGASQPVAVDIRVIAATHCPLEALVREGRFRDDLYYRLNGAHFQLPPLRERSDLDTMIDRLLDGRALEPEARALLRAHRWPGNLRELANALAYARSVCSDGVIQSADLPDALLAGAPTAAPDSAPDAAAAAATLQGGDDAEALRQALRAVHWNVSALARQWGCARMTLYRRMARLGVRSPNAQDGGGDGDPPVTPEL